Proteins encoded by one window of Candidatus Sulfotelmatobacter sp.:
- a CDS encoding thioredoxin family protein: protein MPRSERGGPTRRTPLALLVVAATLLLARLGVGIWYEAHPEDRPDLVSWTPAPAAGRATPTGKPVLYVFTDPASKDSRRAEREVFADPALAQRIQAQFAPVRVEGPLVSPDPGARELRARFGVETLPAFVVTSPDGARFRKLEGYTSSYALMDSLRRAQLEMMDLPFIRGKSFRFQVGTPPPGAFPPDSLDQVPGR, encoded by the coding sequence GGCGCACGCCGCTCGCGCTGCTGGTCGTGGCGGCGACGCTGCTGCTCGCGCGTCTCGGAGTCGGGATCTGGTACGAAGCTCATCCCGAAGACCGGCCCGACCTGGTGAGCTGGACGCCGGCCCCGGCCGCGGGCCGCGCCACGCCCACCGGCAAGCCGGTGCTCTACGTGTTCACCGACCCGGCGAGCAAGGACTCCCGCCGCGCCGAACGCGAGGTGTTCGCAGATCCGGCGCTGGCACAACGGATCCAGGCCCAGTTCGCACCGGTGCGCGTCGAGGGCCCGCTGGTCTCTCCCGATCCCGGGGCGCGGGAGCTGCGCGCCCGCTTCGGCGTCGAAACCCTTCCGGCGTTCGTCGTGACCAGCCCGGACGGAGCGCGGTTCCGGAAGCTCGAAGGCTATACCAGCTCGTACGCGCTGATGGATTCCTTGCGGCGCGCGCAGCTCGAAATGATGGATCTGCCGTTCATTCGCGGGAAGAGCTTCCGCTTCCAGGTCGGAACGCCGCCGCCCGGCGCGTTCCCGCCCGACAGCCTCGATCAGGTGCCGGGGCGCTGA